The DNA segment CTCGACGCCACAAGGAAAGACACGACCATCACGACGACAGCACCGGCAAGTTCCCCCGAAGCATCCGGCGCCGACGGTACCGTTGCGGCTGTCAACAGTTCCACCGCCGTTGACGCTCGACCCAGCAGGAAGACCCCTATGACCTGGACAACGCAGCTGACCTACACCGCGGACGGCCTCACCGAGGCCGACACCGCGGCACTGGCCACCACGCTCACCGGCGCAGACGTCGCCTACACCGACGGCCGGCTACAGATCAGACTCGAGGTCGACGCCAGCACCCTCCAAGACGCCACCGATGCCGCCCTGCGCGTCGCGGCCGCCGCCACCGGACTGCTCAAGCCCACCCACCTCCAGGTCCTACCCACCGACGAATTCCTCGGCCGCGGCCGCGCTCCGTTCACCCTCGACCTCATCGGTATCACCGAGATCGCCGCCGAGTTCGGCGTCACCCGCCAACGCGCCGGCAAGATCGCCGAGCTGCCGGGCTTCCCCGCGCCCGTCGCACATCCAGCCTCCGGCCGGGTCTACAGCCGTCCCGCCGTGCAGGCCTTCCACCAGCAATGGGAAGCCAACCGCACCCGCCAGCGCCCCTCCCGAACCCACACCACTACCGCCGCAACGAAAGCGAGCACCCCATGACCGTCCGCATCGACCGCACCCTCCCCCACCACCCGTCTCACGCCCACGTGCTCGACACCCCGCCGCGCAGGCATGCGACACCCGACCACACCACCTCTGCCGCCGCTGCGCATACCTCGGCCACATCCCGCACCCACCGCCACATCGAGCGCCACCGCGATCAGCGTTAGCCGGCGTGCCTGACCCACTCACCCTGAGGGCCGACGTCCTGGGCTGGGCACGTACCGCGCACTACGTCACCACCATCGCAGAGGACGGCGATCTCCAGCTGCGCTCCGAAGCCGGCGCACCAACCCGGTACTACATCCGCCGCCGCGGCACCGCCCGCTGGGAGCTAACCCAGACCGCCGACGGCGACGACGAACACCCTGTCCTGTTCGTCGCCGACATCACAGTCCTGGACCGCTACCTCGTCGGCCTCTTCGCCGATGACATCCGCGAGGACCTCGCTCTGCCCTTCCTTGACTTAAGTTGGGACACCCAGGATCTGGCTCCGGGATACGAACTCTCGGATATGGTGCGCGGCTACCGCACACTGAGCCGATCAGGATCGGGTCCAGTCGCCGCCGCACCAGATTCCACCGTGAGCCTCGTGACGTTGGTGCCGCTCTCACACATGCTGGGCTGGTCGATCGGTGAGCTCAAACGCTCATTCCTGCACCCTGCCGGAGCCCCGTTTCTCCGCGACCGGCGATACGCCTCACGCTAGGCGCTACCCACACCGGTGATGCAGCCTGCATCACCGATGCCAACCGCCCAAACTCCCATATCGGTTCTGCGTCACAGCAATTCACCACCCGGCTATTACACTCCTCCCTCTAACCCCTGACATGCGGCGGTTCGATCACTGCTCAGCCCTGAAGCCTCCCAGGCGACCCAACTGACCACGAAACGCTCGCGCCCCTCATAGACTCGGTAGATGGCGACCGCCTTCACATACATGCCCATTCGCGACATCGAGAAGCCGCAGATGATTCGCGTCCCCGCCAACGGCGGAGTCCTCGATATCTACACCGGCTACGCAAAGATTCACGTTGATCACGGCAGCGAAGTCCGCCGCCACAACATGTATTCCCTTGTGCCCCTGCCTCGCCAAAATCCGCCCGACCCCTTCCGGGTGCAGGAATACCCCGGACCGTTAGCTGAGGTGGCCGTCCAAACCGCCATGACCGCATCCCTGACGAGCTTCGGAGACAATCCTCGGGTCGCCGCGGTGGATTGGGCGCAAATCGAGCTTCGGCCCGCCCATTTCCACGAGGACCGCGAAGGCGTTGTTTTGCTCATGAATGTCGCCATCGCTGTAGCCGAGGGCGTCGTCTTGCGGTTCGCCTACCAGGTCAACGTCTTCACACCAGGCAGCCGGGACATAGTTTCACTGCTCGACGAGCGGCGCCAACCCGTACCTGGCGCCGCTGACGGCATAAGCACCGACTTCCGCCAGGTCTAAACACCTGGCGTGGTTGATCGGATCGTGAACAACTCTCCGCTGATCTCGGGATACCTCCCCACGGAGTCATCGCGCCGCACCGAGTACTCACCAACCCAGCAGCGCTCGTCGGCCGGGTTGATCCTGACCGCGCCTTGCGCAGAGACCTCGACGGCTGCGGTTGGAAACACCGGTCCTGCGACGCTGCCCAGTGCCCGCCGAAGCTCATCCTCGGACACCGACCGCAGCTTCGGGAGCATGGCGGCAACTAGTTCATCGGATAGGTGATCATCGTGGAAGGCTGCGATCACTCCGTCGATGCCGTACTCACTATTCGTGATCGCGATGTGGGACTTGTTCTTTGCGGCGTGGACGGTCACCCGCACGCCGAACCTCGCATCCTCTTCCAAGGCGCAATCACCAGCCACCGAGACAAGCCGGCGCGCGTTGGCCTCACGTAAAGCGAACCACACTGGCCGAGCGGTGTCGGTCCCGTCGGCGATCCGACGCGGTACGCGTGCCCAGCGTGCCAGCGTGCGGTCTGGCTCCCAAGATGTCCACGTACCGCCAACGCTGTAGCGGTAGTAGTGCAGATGACCGCTGGGCAGTTCGATGGGCGTGGGCGGCGACTTTGGTGAGCTGTGCCCCCGCTCGAAGCGCAGCGTGGTGAACGCGCGGGGGATGGTCTCAGCGAGGTTGGTGTAGAGGCTGTTTTCCGCGTCGCCCATGCGCGCGGCGACCGGGGTGGTGCTGCTGTAGTGGCCGGCAAGCACTGTGCTGTGTGAGGTGTCCAGCTTCGAGAGTGCGTCCCGTAACGCCTCTTTCAATGATTTTTGCCAGTCGCTGCGAACATCAGACCCGTGCTGGACGCGCTTCCCGGACCACATTTCGACGACTGCGTCGTCTCCGCGGATAACGTACTGGCGTGACTGTTCAGTCATCGAGCATCAGTAGTTGGCCGAGCAGAGGGCGCGCCGGCTTTCCACGCGCATCGCACGAAGGGCATCATCCACGACACCCTAGTGAGGCAGGTCGGATCTTCCTGGTTAGCCGCGCTGGCCGCCGCCACTATCGTCAGATTCCGCGTGCCATGTTCGCGAACCGGGACATGTGAAGTTGGTGTGCCACAGTGATATTGGCGGTCGGGCCGTTGCGGTGCTTGCCCAGGATGATGTCCGCCTCGCCGCCACGCGGATCGTCGCGGTCGTGCGCGTCGGGACGGTGCAACAGCATGACCATGTCGCTATCCTGCTCCAGCGATCCAGACTCGCGAAGATCGGACACCTGGGGTCGTTTGTCGGTGCGCTGCTCGGGGCCACGGTTGAGCTGGCTGAGCGCGACCACCGGCACGTGCAACTCTTTGGCCAGCAGTTTGAGGCTGCGGGAGAAGTCCGACACCTCCTGCTGTCGGGAATCGTATTTCTTCCCCGAACTCATCAGCTGTAGGTAGTCCACGACGATCAGTCCGAGATCGGTTCGCTGTTTGAGCCGTCGGGCCTTGGCCCGGATTTCCATCATGGTCAGGTTCGGGGAGTCGTCGATGTAGAGCGGCGCTTCACTGATCTCGCTCATCCGTCGCGCCATTCTTGTCCAGTCGTTATCGCTGAGACGGCCGGCGCGCATGTCGGCCAGTTTGATGCTGGCTTCGGCCGAGAGCAGTCGCATCACGATCTCGGATTTGCTCATCTCCAGCGAGAAGATGACGCTCGGGCGGCGGTGCTTGATCGAGCAGGATCGCATGAAATCCATTGCCAAGGTCGACTTTCCGTGCCCAGGACGCCCGGCGATGATGATCATTTGCCCGCCGTGAAGACCGTTGGTGATCTCGTCGAGTTCCACGAACCCGGTGGGAATGCCTGCCGCTTGGCCGCCGCCGGATTGGATGGCGTCGATTTCGTCCATGGTCGGCTGCAGCAGCGCCTCCAGCGGCACCATGTCCTCGCTACCGCGGTCTTCGGTGACGTCGTAAATCTCAGCCTGGGCGCGGTCGACGACCTCGGCGACGTCGGCTCCCTCGGCGCCGGCGTAGCCGTACTGCACGACACGGGTGCCGGCCTCCACCAGGCGGCGCAGCAGGGCCTTCTCCGCGACGATGCCGGCGTAGTAGCCGGCGTTGGCCGCGGTCGGCACGGTAGCAATCAGAGTGTGCAGGTAGGGCGCTCCGCCGATGCGTTGCAGCACCCCGCGCCGGTCGAGTTCAGCGGCGACGGTGACGGCGTCGGCCGGCTCACCCTGCCCGAAGAGGTCCAAGATGGCGTCGTAGACCTGGCGGTGGTTGGGCCGGTAGAAGTCATCGGGGCGCAGGCGCTCGATGACGTCG comes from the Mycobacterium sp. JS623 genome and includes:
- a CDS encoding Imm61 family immunity protein; translation: MPDPLTLRADVLGWARTAHYVTTIAEDGDLQLRSEAGAPTRYYIRRRGTARWELTQTADGDDEHPVLFVADITVLDRYLVGLFADDIREDLALPFLDLSWDTQDLAPGYELSDMVRGYRTLSRSGSGPVAAAPDSTVSLVTLVPLSHMLGWSIGELKRSFLHPAGAPFLRDRRYASR
- the dnaB gene encoding replicative DNA helicase; this translates as MQPYTDLDNGRQPPQDLAAEQSVLGGMLLSKDAIADVIERLRPDDFYRPNHRQVYDAILDLFGQGEPADAVTVAAELDRRGVLQRIGGAPYLHTLIATVPTAANAGYYAGIVAEKALLRRLVEAGTRVVQYGYAGAEGADVAEVVDRAQAEIYDVTEDRGSEDMVPLEALLQPTMDEIDAIQSGGGQAAGIPTGFVELDEITNGLHGGQMIIIAGRPGHGKSTLAMDFMRSCSIKHRRPSVIFSLEMSKSEIVMRLLSAEASIKLADMRAGRLSDNDWTRMARRMSEISEAPLYIDDSPNLTMMEIRAKARRLKQRTDLGLIVVDYLQLMSSGKKYDSRQQEVSDFSRSLKLLAKELHVPVVALSQLNRGPEQRTDKRPQVSDLRESGSLEQDSDMVMLLHRPDAHDRDDPRGGEADIILGKHRNGPTANITVAHQLHMSRFANMARGI